One region of Litorilinea aerophila genomic DNA includes:
- a CDS encoding SRPBCC family protein: MALYSFTTIWRVTAPVQSVWDAIARPEEWPVWWRGVEAVEVLHPGDSAGLGARRRFTFRSRLPYRLIFEMETTHLAPPHVLIGRAEGELRGVGCWQLAESAAMQGPVTLVRYDWNVETTRRWMNLLAPLARPIFAWNHDIIMAWGGQGLARLLGAQLLLFDEEGSTLEPI, encoded by the coding sequence ATGGCCCTCTATTCCTTTACCACCATCTGGCGTGTGACCGCACCGGTCCAGTCTGTCTGGGATGCCATTGCGCGTCCGGAGGAGTGGCCTGTCTGGTGGCGTGGTGTAGAAGCGGTGGAGGTGCTCCATCCAGGCGACAGTGCCGGCCTCGGCGCCCGCCGGCGTTTTACCTTTCGGAGCCGGCTGCCCTATCGCCTGATCTTCGAGATGGAGACCACCCACCTGGCGCCACCCCACGTGCTGATCGGTCGCGCCGAAGGGGAGCTGCGGGGGGTGGGCTGTTGGCAGCTGGCCGAAAGTGCTGCCATGCAAGGGCCAGTCACCCTGGTGCGCTACGACTGGAATGTGGAGACGACCCGCCGGTGGATGAACCTGTTGGCTCCCCTGGCCCGGCCTATTTTTGCCTGGAACCACGACATCATCATGGCCTGGGGAGGCCAGGGGCTGGCCCGGCTGCTCGGCGCCCAGCTACTCCTATTCGATGAAGAAGGGAGCACCCTGGAACCCATCTGA